Proteins co-encoded in one Brassica rapa cultivar Chiifu-401-42 chromosome A02, CAAS_Brap_v3.01, whole genome shotgun sequence genomic window:
- the LOC103852469 gene encoding uncharacterized protein LOC103852469, producing MVFSGEGGDYMATMGRERPKTLHNFTLPDLKWGVQRSLRCMKLQSNGGVDDRNRRLWRSAGEEGIEEFGEKMKESIFREQVVDYEEEEGKREREREASPPWNLRKRRAACKAPVAESVNCDEEAKFMSTLTKKEMEDDYMTMMGHRPPRRPKKRLRTLQKQIHLLHPAFYFTQITEDIYQVPDAADTRKR from the exons ATGGTGTTTTCTGGTGAAGGAGGAGACTACATGGCGACGATGGGACGTGAGAGACCCAAGACTCTTCACAATTTCACCCTCCCGGATTTGAAGTGGGGAGTTCAGCGGAGTCTCAGGTGCATGAAGCTCCAATCTAACGGCGGTGTTGACGATCGGAATCGACGACTGTGGAGATCAGCCGGCGAGGAAGGGATCGAAGAGTTTGGGGAGAAGATGAAGGAATCGATTTTCAGAGAACAAGTTGTAGATTACGAAGAGGAAGAAGGgaagagggagagggagagggaggcTTCTCCGCCGTGGAATTTACGGAAGAGAAGAGCAGCTTGCAAGGCTCCGGTTGCAGAGTCTGTAAACTGCGACGAAGAAGCGAAGTTCATGTCGACGCTGACGAAGAAAGAGATGGAAGATGATTACATGACGATGATGGGCCACCGACCACCTCGACGGCCCAAGAAACGTCTCAGAACCCTTCAGAAACAGATCCAT CTGTTGCATCCAGCTTTTTATTTTACTCAAATTACTGAAGATATCTACCAAGTTCCAGATGCTGCAGACACCAGAAAG aggtga
- the LOC103852468 gene encoding uncharacterized protein LOC103852468, which yields MAIEVSCSEAPGSGTSPRNSFSYDLDSTDGEVRLDSTLLDSGSEFDFCFGSSCSVQDVSPADELFSDGKILPVQIKKVTFQVQRSASLSSSSSSSSSFSSSSSFDNQNSAPEKKIMRLKELLLNPDSDFEDKPKGLFLQFKRSISLNYDKSRNSIRSLHFLSRSNSTGSAVNAKHNFLPKESSNPHKTHNLPKQTSLRRSSSLSSSLPYKKQPAKNSFVNGNGGIRVSPVLNFPPPAFISNVADGFFSIGSLCNGNMNRKTIL from the coding sequence ATGGCTATTGAGGTTTCTTGTTCGGAGGCTCCTGGTTCTGGAACCAGCCCAAGAAACTCTTTTTCCTACGATTTAGACTCTACAGACGGTGAAGTCAGATTAGACTCAACACTTCTTGATTCAGGTTCGGAGTTTGATTTCTGCTTTGGCTCGAGTTGTTCTGTTCAAGATGTGTCTCCAGCTGATGAGCTCTTCTCCGATGGCAAGATTCTTCCCGTCCAGATCAAGAAAGTAACCTTTCAGGTTCAAAGATCAGCTTCgctgtcatcatcatcatcatcttcttcctccttctcttcttcatcatcgtTCGACAACCAGAACTCAGCACCAGAAAAGAAGATCATGAGACTCAAAGAGCTCCTGTTGAATCCTGACTCTGATTTCGAAGACAAGCCAAAGGGACTGTTCTTACAGTTCAAGAGAAGCATAAGTCTCAACTACGACAAGAGCCGAAATAGCATCAGATCGCTTCATTTCCTGTCGCGAAGCAACTCCACAGGCTCTGCTGTGAACGCTAAACATAACTTTCTCCCCAAGGAATCTAGTAACCCTCACAAGACCCACAATCTTCCCAAACAAACGTCTCTTAGAAGATCATCTTCGCTCTCATCTTCACTCCCTTACAAGAAACAACCCGCCAAAAACAGCTTCGTTAACGGAAACGGTGGCATTCGAGTAAGCCCGGTCTTAAATTTCCCACCACCTGCGTTCATCTCGAATGTTGCCGACGGATTTTTCAGCATTGGGTCACTCTGTAATGGTAACATGAACAGGAAGACAATATTATGA
- the LOC103852502 gene encoding uncharacterized protein LOC103852502 has protein sequence MFQRRRPIFHKVSIILKVSIFRRPIIPRLKLPINQRRSAKRVKQLRQYNYKFLQEYQFLPSRTSLIRYCRKRIRISRSGLKHIYDLLILSRCIGQCSDECVVDTITQSWIEMEIEPLHCAPEVASPLREFSKPFDCFHEDDSIDLKAERFIQNFYHEMRMQKREFY, from the coding sequence ATGTTCCAAAGAAGAAGACCCATTTTCCATAAGGTCTCAATAATACTAAAAGTCTCGATCTTTAGAAGACCAATTATCCCAAGACTCAAGCTGCCCATAAATCAGAGAAGATCAGCCAAGAGGGTCAAGCAACTTCGGCAATACAACTACAAGTTTCTTCAAGAGTATCAATTCTTACCTTCACGCACATCCCTTATCCGATATTGTAGGAAGCGAATTCGCATATCTAGATCGGGGCTTAAACATATTTACGATTTATTAATTCTTTCACGGTGCATCGGCCAATGCAGTGATGAATGTGTTGTTGATACAATAACACAAAGTTGGATAGAGATGGAGATAGAGCCACTGCATTGTGCCCCTGAAGTTGCTTCTCCATTAAGGGAGTTTTCAAAGCCTTTCGATTGCTTTCACGAAGATGATTCGATTGATTTGAAGGCTGAGAGATTCATCCAAAATTTCTACCATGAGATGAGGATGCAAAAGCGGGAATTTTACTGA
- the LOC103852467 gene encoding transcription factor MYB62, translating to MENSMKKKTFTESEEVELRRGPWTLEEDTLLTNYILQNSEGRWNVVAKCAGLKRNGKSCRLRWLNYLKPDIRRGNLSPQEQLLILDLHSKWGNRWSKIAQYLPGRTDNEIKNYWRTRVQKQARQLNIESNSDKFFDAVRSFWVPRLIEKMEQNPSNTYCCPQNNNNNNNSLLPPSQSYDSMSKQTYTDISGKNPGISNTDGSASSSTFMPDLMTVPHFMDHNTIIDSSMCYHEGNDQELGGYIPGMEEYYMRNSDISTDCHVAEAYEDVTQDPMWNVDDVWQFRG from the exons ATGGAAAAttcaatgaagaagaagacctTCACAGAGAGTGAAGAAGTAGAGCTCAGAAGAGGGCCTTGGACTCTTGAGGAAGACACTCTTCTCACAAATTACATTCTCCAGAACAGTGAAGGCCGTTGGAACGTCGTCGCCAAATGTGCTG GGCTAAAGAGAAACGGGAAAAGTTGTAGATTGAGATGGTTGAATTATTTGAAACCTGACATCAGGCGAGGGAATCTCAGTCCCCAAGAACAGCTTCTGATCCTTGATCTCCACTCTAAATGGGGTAATAG GTGGTCCAAGATAGCACAGTACTTGCCAGGAAGAACGGACAACGAGATCAAGAACTATTGGAGAACAAGAGTTCAGAAACAAGCTCGACAGCTCAACATCGAATCTAACAGCGACAAATTCTTTGACGCTGTTCGTAGTTTCTGGGTCCCCAGATTAATAGAGAAAATGGAGCAGAACCCATCAAATACTTATTGTTGTCcccaaaacaacaacaataacaataactctcttcttcctccttctcAGTCTTACGACTCAATGAGTAAACAAACATATACTGATATCTCGGGTAAGAACCCGGGTATAAGCAACACCGATGGTTCTGCTTCGAGCTCCACTTTCATGCCTGATCTTATGACGGTTCCACACTTCATGGATCACAACACCATCATCGATTCTTCGATGTGTTACCATGAAGGCAATGATCAAGAACTCGGTGGATATATTCCTGGGATGGAGGAGTATTACATGAGAAATTCAGACATATCAACGGATTGTCACGTGGCGGAAGCGTACGAGGATGTCACACAAGATCCCATGTGGAATGTGGATGACGTTTGGCAGTTTAGGGGCTAA
- the LOC117131940 gene encoding uncharacterized protein LOC117131940 — MGKYCHSGTFLKASAPQNSSHGWRGVLAGKEVLLKGLGWVVGSGQSINIWSEPWLGSDRPLAPMGPLTESNRNTLVSDLIHSQSGEWNVEAIRLHLPQYEVQIRTIPLSQFSMEDELVWLPDKTGSYSTKTGYALCKLNIGEPDITFDWKKLVWGVKTSAKLKHFLWKIQNKAIPVGENLIRRGIEVAGTCKRCGVLETERHVFSQCTFASRVWELIPAMFKPAPYAISTTASLLLACGRMINLPPSGLSSTDLYPWVLWYLWIARNKLLFENMVITEQEVATLAIREARTWQAAQKEIPTIPTHRQGVTVPRSCGSSLSINCFVDAAWNATTKGGGFGCIFKDPSSNITIHQNSENRCIVGSAFIAEAIAVKVALLEAAQLGLRTLTIQSDSQSLIKIISTRKRNIEAQGVLFDIEHLCTFFSSISFQFVPRLNNAEADSLAKQALWNLSNSG, encoded by the coding sequence ATGGGTAAATACTGCCACTCAGGAACCTTTTTAAAGGCTTCCGCTCCACAAAACTCATCACATGGGTGGCGAGGAGTTCTGGCTGGTAAGGAGGTTTTGCTAAAAGGACTAGGTTGGGTGGTGGGATCAGGACAGAGTATTAATATTTGGTCGGAGCCTTGGTTAGGATCAGACCGCCCACTTGCTCCTATGGGTCCTCTGACAGAATCCAACAGAAACACCCTTGTCTCTGATCTTATTCACAGCCAGTCTGGTGAATGGAACGTTGAAGCGATTAGACTACACTTACCTCAGTATGAGGTGCAAATCAGAACTATCCCGCTCAGCCAGTTCTCTATGGAAGATGAGTTGGTATGGCTCCCAGACAAAACTGGATCATACTCAACCAAAACAGGGTATGCTCTCTGTAAACTGAATATAGGTGAACCTGATATCACCTTCGACTGGAAGAAGCTTGTCTGGGGAGTTAAAACATCTGCTAAACTCAAGCACTTCCTGTGGAAAATACAGAACAAAGCCATACCGGTGGGGGAAAATTTAATCAGGCGTGGAATTGAGGTTGCAGGTACCTGTAAAAGATGTGGAGTTCTTGAAACAGAGAGACATGTGTTTAGTCAGTGCACTTTTGCGTCCCGAGTTTGGGAACTAATCCCCGCAATGTTCAAACCAGCGCCCTACGCAATCTCTACCACAGCATCCCTACTCCTAGCTTGCGGCCGCATGATTAATCTACCACCCTCGGGACTCAGCTCTACTGATCTTTATCCGTGGGTGTTGTGGTATCTTTGGATTGCAAGGAACAAACTGCTCTTTGAAAATATGGTTATAACAGAACAAGAGGTTGCAACACTGGCAATCAGAGAAGCTAGGACTTGGCAGGCGGCCCAGAAGGAAATTCCTACGATACCAACCCATCGACAAGGAGTCACAGTACCACGGTCATGTGGTTCATCACTATCTATCAACTGTTTTGTGGACGCTGCTTGGAATGCAACCACCAAAGGAGGAGGCTTTGGTTGCATATTCAAGGATCCTTCCAGCAACATTACCATCCACCAAAATTCTGAAAACCGTTGCATCGTCGGCTCTGCTTTTATTGCAGAAGCTATAGCGGTTAAAGTTGCCTTATTGGAGGCAGCCCAGTTGGGATTAAGAACGCTGACGATTCAGTCAGATTCACAGTCCCTCATCAAGATCATATCAACAAGGAAGAGGAATATTGAAGCACAAGGAGTGTTGTTTGATATTGAGCACTTATGtactttcttttcatctatCTCCTTTCAATTTGTACCGAGGCTTAACaatgctgaggctgatagcttaGCTAAACAGGCATTGTGGAACCTCTCTAACTCTGGTTGA